In Morganella morganii, the following are encoded in one genomic region:
- the pheS gene encoding phenylalanine--tRNA ligase subunit alpha, translating into MPHLAELVAQAKAAVEEAKDVAALESVRVEYLGKKGHLTLQMQSLRDLPPEDRPAAGAVINEAKQEVQTALNARKDSLESAALNARLAEERIDVSLPGRRMENGGLHPVTRTIERIETFFSELGFSVESGPEIEDDYHNFDALNIPAHHPARADHDTFWFDAKRLLRTQTSGVQIRTMKDKQPPIRIIAPGRVYRNDYDQTHTPMFHQTEGLIVDTDISFTNLKGTLHDFLNHFFEEEVQVRFRPSYFPFTEPSAEVDVMGKNGKWLEVLGCGMVHPNVLRNVGIDPDIYSGFAFGMGMERLTMLRYGVSDLRAFFENDLRFLKQFK; encoded by the coding sequence ATGCCACATCTCGCTGAACTGGTTGCTCAGGCAAAAGCAGCCGTCGAAGAGGCAAAGGATGTTGCAGCGCTGGAATCGGTACGTGTTGAATACCTGGGTAAGAAAGGGCATTTAACCTTACAGATGCAATCGCTGCGGGATCTGCCGCCGGAAGATCGTCCTGCTGCGGGTGCAGTGATTAACGAAGCCAAACAAGAAGTTCAGACCGCACTGAATGCCCGCAAAGATTCCCTGGAATCTGCGGCGCTGAATGCCCGTCTGGCTGAAGAGCGGATTGATGTCTCTCTGCCGGGACGCCGCATGGAAAATGGCGGTCTGCATCCGGTCACGCGTACGATTGAGCGTATCGAAACCTTTTTCAGCGAACTGGGTTTTTCTGTTGAATCCGGCCCTGAAATCGAAGACGACTATCATAACTTTGACGCACTGAATATTCCGGCACACCATCCGGCACGTGCTGATCACGATACCTTCTGGTTTGACGCCAAACGTCTGCTGCGTACGCAGACCTCCGGCGTGCAGATCCGTACCATGAAAGATAAACAGCCGCCAATCCGCATTATTGCGCCGGGCCGTGTTTACCGTAATGACTACGATCAGACTCACACCCCGATGTTCCATCAGACAGAAGGTCTGATTGTGGATACTGATATCAGTTTCACTAATCTTAAAGGCACACTGCATGATTTCCTGAATCATTTCTTTGAAGAAGAAGTGCAGGTGCGTTTCCGTCCGTCCTACTTCCCGTTCACTGAACCGTCAGCGGAAGTGGATGTGATGGGTAAAAACGGCAAATGGCTGGAAGTGCTGGGCTGCGGGATGGTACATCCGAATGTGCTGCGCAATGTCGGTATTGACCCGGACATTTACTCCGGTTTCGCTTTTGGTATGGGGATGGAGCGCCTGACTATGCTGCGCTACGGCGTGAGCGATTTACGCGCATTCTTCGAAAATGACCTTCGTTTCCTCAAGCAATTCAAATAA
- the infC gene encoding translation initiation factor IF-3, with translation MKGGKRIQTARPNRINTEIRVNEVRLTGLEGEQLGVVSLREALEKAEEAGVDLVEISPNAEPPVCRIMDYGKFLYEKSKSAKEQKKKQKVIQVKEIKFRPGTDEGDYQVKLRNLVRFLEDGDKAKITLRFRGREMAHQQIGIEVLNRIKDDLSELASVESFPSKIEGRQMIMVLAPKKK, from the coding sequence ATTAAAGGCGGAAAAAGAATTCAAACAGCACGTCCGAACCGTATCAATACGGAAATCCGTGTCAATGAAGTTCGTTTAACTGGTCTTGAAGGCGAGCAGCTTGGTGTTGTCAGCCTGAGAGAAGCTCTTGAGAAAGCCGAGGAAGCCGGGGTTGATTTAGTTGAAATCAGCCCTAATGCCGAACCGCCCGTTTGCCGTATCATGGATTACGGCAAATTCCTCTACGAGAAAAGCAAATCGGCTAAAGAGCAGAAGAAGAAACAAAAAGTTATTCAGGTTAAGGAAATCAAATTCCGTCCTGGCACAGATGAAGGCGACTATCAGGTCAAACTACGCAACCTGGTTCGTTTTCTTGAAGATGGCGATAAAGCCAAAATCACACTGCGGTTCCGTGGTCGTGAAATGGCGCACCAGCAGATTGGTATTGAAGTGCTTAACCGCATCAAAGACGATCTGAGTGAATTAGCTTCCGTCGAATCCTTCCCGTCGAAGATCGAAGGTCGCCAGATGATCATGGTGCTCGCTCCTAAGAAGAAATAG
- the rplT gene encoding 50S ribosomal protein L20 produces the protein MARVKRGVIARARHKKILKQAKGYYGARSRVYRVAFQAVIKAGQYAYRDRRQRKRQFRQLWIARINAAARQNGLSYSRFINGLKKASIEIDRKILADIAVFDKAAFTALVEKAKGALA, from the coding sequence ATGGCTCGTGTAAAACGTGGTGTCATTGCTCGCGCACGTCACAAAAAAATTCTGAAACAAGCGAAAGGTTACTACGGTGCCCGTTCGCGCGTTTATCGTGTTGCCTTCCAGGCAGTAATCAAAGCTGGCCAGTATGCTTACCGTGACCGTCGTCAGCGTAAGCGTCAGTTCCGTCAGCTGTGGATTGCACGTATCAACGCAGCAGCTCGTCAGAATGGTCTGTCTTACAGCCGTTTCATCAACGGTCTGAAAAAGGCATCCATCGAAATCGATCGTAAGATCTTAGCCGATATCGCTGTATTCGATAAAGCCGCATTTACTGCGCTGGTCGAAAAAGCAAAAGGCGCTCTGGCGTAA
- the rpmI gene encoding 50S ribosomal protein L35, with translation MPKIKTVRGAAKRFKKTAKGGFKRKHANLRHILTKKSTKRKRHLRPKGMVSKGDLGLVVACLPYA, from the coding sequence ATGCCAAAGATTAAAACTGTACGTGGTGCAGCTAAGCGTTTCAAAAAAACCGCTAAAGGTGGTTTCAAGCGTAAGCATGCTAACCTCCGTCATATCCTGACTAAAAAATCAACTAAGCGTAAACGTCATTTACGTCCGAAAGGTATGGTCTCCAAAGGGGATCTGGGTTTAGTTGTCGCTTGCCTGCCATACGCATAA
- the thrS gene encoding threonine--tRNA ligase, whose translation MPVITLPDGSQRQFNHPVSVLDVANDIGAGLAKACIAGRVNGTLVDACDMIEHDANLAIITAKDEEGLEIIRHSCAHLLGHAIKQLWPNTRMAIGPVIDNGFYYDVDLDESLTQEDLEKLEQRMMELAKKDYDVVKKRVTWGEARETFVSRGEDYKVEILDENIGQDEHPALYFHEEYVDMCRGPHVPNMRFCHNFKLQKVAGAYWRGDSENKMLQRIYGTAWGDKKQLAAYLQRLEEAAKRDHRKIGKQLDLYHMQEEAPGMAFWHNDGWTIFRELEVFVRVKLKEYDYQEVKGPFMMDRVLWEKTGHWENYKEHMFTTSSENREYCIKPMNCPGHIQIFNQGLRSYRDLPLRMAEFGSCHRNESSGALHGLMRVRGFTQDDAHIFCTEEQVMDEVSSCIRMVYDMYSTFGFKKIVVKLSTRPEKRIGSDVQWDKAEADLASALKENNIEFEYLPGEGAFYGPKIEFTLYDCLDRAWQCGTVQLDFSLPARLGATYVAENNERVTPVMIHRAILGSMERFIGILTEETAGFFPTWLAPNQVVVMNITDSQADYVQKVVKELQDAGIRAKADLRNEKIGFKIREHTLRRVPYMLVCGDKEMETGEVSVRTRRGNDLGSINVSEFKDALLEEIRSRRLEEQPEE comes from the coding sequence ATGCCTGTAATTACTCTTCCTGACGGCAGTCAGCGCCAGTTTAACCATCCTGTTTCTGTCCTTGATGTTGCGAATGATATCGGTGCCGGTCTGGCGAAAGCCTGTATCGCGGGTCGTGTCAACGGTACGCTGGTCGATGCCTGCGACATGATTGAACACGATGCAAATTTAGCCATTATCACCGCCAAAGACGAGGAAGGACTGGAAATTATCCGTCACTCCTGTGCTCACCTGTTAGGCCATGCCATCAAACAATTATGGCCGAACACCCGCATGGCGATTGGTCCGGTAATCGATAACGGTTTCTATTATGACGTTGATCTTGATGAGTCACTGACCCAGGAAGACCTCGAGAAACTCGAACAGCGGATGATGGAGCTCGCCAAAAAAGATTATGACGTCGTTAAAAAACGCGTCACATGGGGCGAGGCCCGCGAGACGTTTGTTTCCCGCGGCGAAGATTACAAGGTTGAAATTCTGGACGAAAATATCGGTCAGGATGAGCATCCTGCGCTGTATTTCCATGAAGAATATGTCGATATGTGCCGTGGTCCGCACGTACCGAATATGCGCTTCTGCCATAACTTCAAATTACAGAAAGTGGCCGGTGCCTACTGGCGCGGCGACAGCGAAAACAAAATGCTGCAGCGTATTTACGGCACAGCGTGGGGCGATAAGAAGCAGTTAGCCGCTTATCTGCAGCGCCTGGAAGAAGCCGCAAAACGTGACCACCGTAAAATCGGTAAGCAGCTTGACCTGTATCATATGCAGGAAGAAGCGCCTGGTATGGCGTTCTGGCATAACGACGGCTGGACAATTTTCCGTGAGCTGGAAGTGTTCGTCCGTGTGAAACTGAAAGAGTACGATTACCAGGAAGTGAAAGGTCCGTTTATGATGGACCGCGTTCTGTGGGAAAAAACAGGACACTGGGAAAACTATAAAGAGCACATGTTCACAACCTCTTCCGAGAACCGTGAATACTGCATTAAGCCGATGAACTGTCCGGGTCATATTCAGATCTTCAACCAGGGTCTGCGTTCTTACCGTGATCTGCCGCTGCGTATGGCGGAGTTCGGCAGCTGCCACCGTAACGAATCTTCCGGTGCACTGCACGGCCTGATGCGTGTCCGCGGCTTTACTCAGGATGATGCGCACATCTTCTGTACAGAAGAGCAGGTAATGGACGAAGTCAGTTCCTGTATCCGCATGGTCTATGACATGTACTCCACTTTCGGCTTTAAAAAGATTGTGGTTAAACTGTCCACCCGTCCGGAAAAACGCATCGGTTCTGATGTCCAGTGGGACAAAGCCGAAGCTGACCTGGCAAGTGCACTGAAAGAAAACAACATCGAATTCGAATATCTGCCGGGCGAAGGTGCCTTCTACGGGCCGAAAATTGAATTTACTTTGTATGATTGTTTGGATCGTGCATGGCAATGTGGTACAGTGCAGCTCGATTTCTCTCTGCCGGCTCGTCTGGGGGCAACTTATGTTGCCGAAAACAATGAACGCGTGACCCCGGTGATGATTCACCGCGCGATCTTAGGCTCGATGGAGCGCTTCATTGGTATCCTGACTGAAGAAACTGCCGGTTTCTTCCCGACATGGTTAGCGCCTAACCAGGTAGTGGTGATGAACATCACTGATTCTCAGGCCGATTATGTCCAGAAAGTCGTCAAAGAACTGCAGGATGCCGGAATTCGTGCAAAAGCAGACTTGAGAAATGAGAAGATTGGCTTTAAAATTCGCGAACACACGCTACGTCGTGTTCCGTATATGCTGGTCTGCGGTGATAAAGAGATGGAAACAGGCGAAGTGTCTGTTCGTACCCGCCGCGGCAACGATCTTGGCAGCATAAACGTGAGCGAATTTAAAGACGCACTGCTTGAAGAAATTCGCAGTCGCAGACTTGAAGAACAACCGGAGGAATAA